Proteins encoded together in one Pseudomonas sp. ADAK13 window:
- a CDS encoding paraquat-inducible protein A, with translation MPDPVDTLEVSDLPLDELVACHECDLLMRKPELARGEKAQCPRCGYELYAHRHNVVERSLALVLAALLLYVPANFLPIMQLNLLGQSSQDTVWTGVVGLFDTGMQGVAVVVFLCSMGIPLLKLLCQLAVLLSIRWNIGRSYGLLFYRIYHHLKDWGMLEVYLMGVLVAIVKLADMASITVGLGLACFVSLLMVQVLLEVVMSPHQIWEALSGEDAHAGD, from the coding sequence ATGCCCGACCCGGTTGATACCCTCGAGGTGTCAGACTTACCGCTGGACGAACTGGTGGCATGCCATGAGTGTGACTTGCTGATGCGTAAGCCAGAGCTTGCCCGTGGTGAAAAGGCCCAATGCCCACGCTGCGGTTACGAGTTGTACGCGCACCGCCACAACGTCGTGGAGCGGAGCCTGGCTTTAGTGCTTGCCGCGCTGTTGTTGTACGTCCCCGCGAACTTTTTACCCATCATGCAGCTCAATCTACTCGGGCAGTCTTCGCAGGACACCGTATGGACCGGCGTTGTCGGCCTGTTCGACACCGGCATGCAAGGCGTCGCCGTGGTGGTGTTCCTCTGCAGCATGGGCATTCCATTGCTCAAGCTCCTGTGCCAACTGGCGGTATTGCTAAGCATCCGCTGGAACATTGGCCGCAGTTACGGCTTGTTGTTTTATCGCATCTACCACCACCTGAAGGACTGGGGAATGCTCGAGGTCTACCTGATGGGGGTGCTGGTGGCGATCGTAAAACTGGCTGACATGGCCTCCATCACCGTCGGGCTGGGCCTGGCCTGCTTCGTAAGTCTGTTAATGGTCCAGGTTCTGCTGGAAGTGGTGATGTCACCTCACCAGATCTGGGAAGCGCTGTCAGGAGAGGATGCTCATGCGGGCGATTGA
- a CDS encoding PqiB family protein, which produces MSDLPKAKTRPASNWSAIWVLPLIALIIGGWLGWRAYNQQGIEIQVRFESGEGIQANKTEVVYKGMSVGKVKALALDDEGNNRGVIATIEMNKDVEQYLKTNTRFWLVKPSVSLAGITGLETLVSGNYIAASPGDGEPTRKFKALSEEPPLSDAKPGLHLTIKADRLGSLNRGSPVFYKQIQVGQVKSYLLSEDQTTVEIKVYIEPTYASLVRKHTRFWNASGISIDANLSGVKVRSESLASIVAGGIAFATPENRKDSPPTDPSLPFRLYEDFDAAAAGIKVKVKLTDFEGLQAGRTPVMYKGIQVGSLKTLKIDPDLSSANAELTLDPLAEDYLVQDTQFWVVKPSISLAGITGLEALVKGNYIAIRPGDKGSAPQREFVARAKAPPLDLRSPGLHMVLFTDNLGSLDVGSPILYKQVKVGSVQSYQFSRKSKQLVIGVHIEKEYEGLVNGSTRFWNASGVTLTGGLTGGIQVKSESLASLMAGGIAFETPEQNVPLKKRIPRFRLFADREAANQHGTLVTIKVDRADGLRPGTPVRFKGLDVGKIESVDLSADMQSVLLSARITQVADRIARAGSQFWVVKPELGLMKTSNLETLVTGQYIEVQPSAKNAGPQKSFVALDKPPEAVHQEEGLSLVLSAARRGSLKEGVPVTYREVTVGKVTGYELGQTADRVLIHILIEPKYAPLVRSGSRFWNTSGFGLDFGLFKGATVRTESLETLVAGGIAFATPDGERMGNAARPQQTFPLFDKFEDEWLTWAPKIPLGK; this is translated from the coding sequence ATGAGTGATTTGCCTAAGGCTAAAACCCGCCCAGCTTCCAACTGGTCGGCCATTTGGGTGCTGCCCCTGATTGCCCTGATCATCGGCGGCTGGCTGGGATGGCGTGCCTACAACCAGCAAGGTATCGAGATTCAAGTTCGCTTTGAAAGCGGCGAAGGTATCCAGGCCAACAAGACCGAAGTGGTCTACAAAGGCATGTCCGTGGGCAAGGTCAAAGCCCTGGCCCTGGACGACGAAGGTAACAATCGCGGGGTGATTGCCACCATCGAGATGAACAAGGACGTCGAGCAATACCTCAAGACCAACACCCGCTTCTGGCTGGTTAAACCGAGTGTCAGCCTGGCCGGTATCACTGGCCTGGAAACCCTGGTTTCCGGCAACTACATCGCCGCCAGCCCGGGCGATGGTGAACCCACACGCAAGTTCAAAGCCCTGTCCGAAGAACCGCCTTTATCCGACGCCAAGCCCGGCCTGCACCTGACCATCAAAGCTGATCGCCTCGGCTCGCTGAATCGTGGCAGCCCGGTGTTCTACAAACAGATCCAGGTGGGCCAGGTCAAAAGCTACCTGCTCTCCGAAGACCAGACCACCGTTGAGATCAAGGTCTACATCGAACCGACCTACGCCAGCCTGGTGCGCAAACACACGCGTTTCTGGAACGCCAGTGGCATCAGCATCGACGCCAACCTCTCCGGCGTAAAAGTCCGCAGTGAGTCCTTGGCCAGCATCGTTGCCGGCGGTATCGCCTTCGCCACGCCAGAGAACCGCAAGGACAGCCCGCCGACCGACCCAAGCCTGCCGTTCCGCCTGTACGAAGACTTCGATGCCGCCGCCGCGGGCATCAAGGTCAAGGTCAAACTCACCGACTTCGAAGGCCTCCAGGCTGGCCGCACGCCAGTGATGTACAAAGGCATCCAGGTCGGCAGCCTGAAAACCCTGAAGATCGACCCGGACCTGTCCAGCGCCAATGCCGAGCTGACCCTCGACCCGCTGGCCGAAGACTACCTGGTTCAGGACACCCAATTCTGGGTGGTCAAACCGTCCATTTCCCTGGCCGGCATCACCGGGCTGGAAGCCCTGGTGAAAGGTAACTACATCGCGATCCGCCCCGGCGACAAGGGCAGTGCGCCACAACGGGAATTCGTGGCTCGGGCCAAGGCGCCACCACTGGACCTGCGTTCCCCAGGCCTGCACATGGTGCTGTTCACCGACAACCTCGGTTCCCTGGATGTGGGCAGCCCAATCCTCTACAAGCAGGTCAAGGTGGGCTCCGTGCAGAGCTACCAGTTCTCCCGCAAGTCCAAGCAACTGGTGATCGGTGTCCACATCGAGAAGGAATACGAAGGGTTGGTCAACGGTTCGACGCGTTTCTGGAATGCCAGCGGCGTGACCCTGACGGGTGGACTGACTGGCGGTATCCAGGTGAAAAGCGAATCGTTGGCCAGTCTGATGGCAGGCGGTATCGCCTTCGAAACCCCGGAGCAGAATGTGCCGCTGAAAAAGCGTATTCCGCGTTTCCGCTTGTTCGCGGATCGTGAGGCCGCCAACCAGCACGGTACGCTGGTGACCATCAAGGTCGACCGCGCCGATGGCTTGCGCCCAGGTACGCCGGTGCGCTTCAAGGGCCTGGACGTCGGCAAGATCGAAAGCGTCGACCTGAGTGCCGACATGCAATCGGTACTGCTCAGCGCGCGCATCACTCAAGTGGCCGACCGCATCGCCCGGGCCGGCAGTCAGTTCTGGGTGGTCAAGCCTGAGCTGGGCCTGATGAAAACCTCCAACCTGGAAACCCTGGTGACCGGCCAGTACATCGAAGTACAGCCGTCAGCGAAAAACGCCGGCCCACAAAAGAGCTTTGTCGCGTTGGACAAGCCACCAGAGGCTGTACATCAGGAGGAAGGCCTCAGCCTGGTACTCAGCGCCGCACGCCGCGGCTCGTTGAAGGAAGGTGTGCCGGTCACTTACCGCGAAGTCACCGTAGGCAAGGTCACAGGCTACGAACTGGGCCAGACCGCCGACCGCGTGCTGATCCACATCCTGATCGAGCCCAAGTACGCGCCGCTGGTGCGCAGCGGCAGCCGGTTCTGGAACACCAGCGGCTTCGGTCTCGACTTCGGCCTGTTCAAGGGCGCGACGGTGCGTACCGAGTCCCTGGAGACCCTGGTCGCCGGCGGTATCGCCTTTGCTACGCCAGACGGCGAGCGTATGGGCAACGCCGCTCGACCGCAGCAAACCTTCCCGCTGTTCGATAAGTTTGAAGACGAATGGCTGACCTGGGCCCCTAAAATCCCACTCGGCAAATAG
- a CDS encoding paraquat-inducible protein A yields the protein MRAIDAGILICTECHELNKQDPDADEQTCTRCGALVHARRPNSLTRTWALLVTAAILYIPANLLPIMTVSSLGQGDPSTIMSGVIQLMQHGMFPIAAVVFIASILVPTFKLVGIGLLLFSVQRHQPLSAQQRIIMYRFIEFIGRWSMLDIFVIAILVAVVNFGRLASVEANLGAVAFASVVILTMLAAVTFDPRLIWDNTESDDDHE from the coding sequence ATGCGGGCGATTGATGCGGGCATTCTGATTTGTACTGAATGCCACGAGTTGAACAAACAAGACCCGGACGCCGACGAGCAAACCTGCACCCGTTGCGGTGCGTTGGTCCACGCTCGCCGTCCGAACAGCCTGACACGCACTTGGGCGTTGCTGGTCACTGCGGCCATCTTGTACATCCCGGCCAACCTGTTGCCGATCATGACCGTCAGCTCCCTGGGGCAGGGCGATCCGAGCACCATCATGTCCGGCGTGATCCAATTGATGCAGCACGGCATGTTCCCCATCGCTGCGGTGGTGTTTATTGCGAGCATCCTGGTGCCAACCTTCAAGCTGGTGGGCATCGGCCTGCTGCTGTTTTCAGTGCAACGTCACCAGCCACTTTCCGCGCAACAACGCATTATCATGTACCGCTTTATCGAGTTCATTGGCCGCTGGTCCATGCTGGATATCTTCGTGATCGCCATCCTGGTGGCGGTTGTAAATTTTGGGCGACTTGCCAGTGTCGAGGCCAATCTCGGCGCCGTGGCGTTCGCCAGTGTGGTGATCTTGACGATGCTTGCCGCAGTAACTTTTGATCCCCGACTGATTTGGGATAACACGGAGTCGGACGACGACCATGAGTGA